The following coding sequences lie in one candidate division Zixibacteria bacterium HGW-Zixibacteria-1 genomic window:
- a CDS encoding RNA polymerase subunit sigma has translation MSIFNQAAELVRSSQRITAFTGAGISVESGIPPFRGEGGLWEKYDPGYLEINYFRAHPAKSWPVIKEIFYDFFGSARPNAAHLALAELEKKEILQTVITQNIDNLHQAAGSKEVYEFHGNSQYLICDNCAGRYHVSQINLDELPPCCRQCGGLLKPDFVFFGETVPQEVYSKAVLEAQMSDLFILIGTTGEVMPAALIPPLAKSNGTSILEINVEPSNYTDRISDIFIRAKATEGMTGLMQALGISFVSD, from the coding sequence ATGAGTATTTTCAATCAGGCGGCCGAACTGGTCAGGAGTTCCCAAAGAATCACCGCTTTTACCGGTGCGGGGATTTCGGTCGAGAGTGGTATCCCGCCCTTCCGCGGCGAGGGCGGATTATGGGAGAAGTACGACCCGGGCTACCTGGAGATAAATTATTTCCGGGCGCATCCGGCTAAATCATGGCCGGTCATCAAGGAAATATTTTATGATTTTTTCGGCAGTGCCAGACCCAATGCCGCACATCTGGCCCTGGCCGAACTGGAAAAGAAAGAAATACTCCAGACCGTCATCACGCAAAATATCGACAATCTCCATCAAGCGGCCGGAAGCAAAGAAGTATATGAGTTCCACGGCAATTCACAGTACCTGATCTGTGACAATTGCGCCGGGCGGTATCATGTATCGCAGATCAATCTCGATGAGCTTCCCCCCTGCTGTCGTCAATGCGGCGGCCTCTTGAAACCGGATTTTGTCTTTTTCGGCGAGACCGTTCCTCAGGAAGTTTATTCCAAGGCGGTTCTGGAAGCGCAAATGTCGGATCTCTTTATTCTAATCGGCACCACCGGTGAAGTGATGCCGGCGGCATTGATCCCGCCGCTGGCCAAGAGCAACGGAACCTCGATACTGGAAATCAATGTCGAGCCGTCCAATTATACCGATCGTATTTCGGACATATTCATCCGTGCCAAAGCGACCGAAGGCATGACCGGAC
- a CDS encoding selenide, water dikinase SelD — protein sequence MKPIYLDYNATTPIDPRVAEAMLPYIHEHFGNPSSSHDYGITAKKAVETARKQIALMLGCNAYEIIFTSGGSESNNYAIKGVARAYRDKGNHIITSAIEHPAVTEVCKYLEESGCRVTYLPVDEYGLVDPARLEDAITPQTILVTIMHANNEVGTIEPIAELAGIAHRHGILFHSDCAQSIGKVPVRVDELDVDLLSIAGHKLYAPKGIGALYIRSGIKLEKQVHGADHEMNKRAGTENVIEMVGLGKACELVEAELEKHQPHLKKLRDRLENGIKQKYPDIKINGHYDRRLPNTASISFRGLEANTILSELKGVAASAGAACHSDNIDVSSVLQAMKVPLEYAMGTIRFSIGRFTTADEIDRTIEEIISVVQRLQPTGAAIVTAAAGEIKLTQYTHGLGCACKLRPQLLEEILRKMPAPHDANILVGTDTSDDAAVYRIDDKTAIVQTVDFFTPIVDDPFQFGAIAAANSLSDIYAMGGRPIFALNVVGFPSNRLPMEVLEKMLAGAQAVADEAGIAIIGGHTVDDTEPKYGLAVTGLIDPARIVTNRTAQEGDVLILTKPIGTGILSTAMKQGLLEKAHEKTLVETMTALNKAAAEAMQSVGVNAATDITGFGLLGHLMEMMAGSDKTAVIGAGSVPLLPGTMDLAVSGVIPGGTRDNFAFTAPNVKYDSKISEIMQLILNDAQTSGGLLISAAGNKADDLIRTLTDNGIAHAAVIGKVLPKGQSRIIVNP from the coding sequence ATGAAACCGATATATCTTGATTACAATGCGACCACGCCGATTGACCCGCGGGTGGCCGAGGCGATGCTTCCCTATATCCACGAACATTTCGGCAACCCGTCCAGCAGTCATGACTATGGCATTACCGCTAAAAAGGCGGTCGAAACCGCCCGAAAACAGATCGCTTTGATGCTCGGGTGCAACGCCTATGAAATCATATTTACCAGCGGCGGTTCGGAATCGAACAATTATGCCATCAAAGGGGTGGCGCGGGCCTATCGCGACAAAGGCAATCATATCATAACGTCGGCGATTGAACACCCAGCGGTTACCGAGGTCTGCAAATATCTCGAAGAATCCGGCTGTCGGGTCACTTATTTACCGGTGGATGAATATGGCCTGGTCGATCCCGCCCGGCTCGAGGATGCCATCACGCCGCAGACGATCCTGGTGACCATCATGCATGCCAATAACGAAGTGGGCACGATCGAACCGATCGCCGAACTGGCCGGAATTGCCCACAGGCACGGTATCCTGTTTCATTCCGACTGCGCCCAGTCGATCGGCAAGGTGCCGGTGCGAGTCGATGAGCTCGATGTCGATCTGCTTTCGATTGCCGGACACAAACTGTATGCGCCCAAGGGCATCGGCGCGCTGTACATCAGGTCCGGCATCAAACTCGAGAAGCAGGTGCATGGCGCCGACCATGAGATGAATAAACGGGCCGGAACCGAGAATGTGATTGAGATGGTCGGCCTGGGCAAAGCCTGCGAATTGGTCGAGGCGGAACTGGAGAAACATCAGCCGCATCTGAAAAAACTGCGCGATCGGCTGGAGAACGGCATCAAACAAAAATATCCGGATATAAAAATCAATGGTCATTACGACAGGCGTCTGCCCAACACCGCCAGTATCAGTTTCAGAGGGCTGGAAGCCAATACCATTCTCTCGGAGTTGAAGGGAGTCGCGGCCTCGGCCGGTGCCGCCTGCCATAGCGACAATATCGATGTCTCCAGTGTCCTGCAGGCCATGAAGGTTCCGCTTGAGTACGCCATGGGGACCATTCGCTTTTCGATCGGCCGGTTCACGACCGCGGATGAGATCGATCGTACCATCGAAGAAATCATTTCCGTCGTGCAGCGACTTCAGCCGACCGGGGCGGCCATTGTCACAGCGGCCGCGGGTGAAATCAAATTAACTCAATACACGCATGGCCTGGGATGTGCCTGTAAATTGCGGCCGCAGCTTCTCGAGGAGATCCTCAGAAAGATGCCGGCGCCGCATGATGCCAATATTCTGGTCGGAACCGATACATCGGATGATGCCGCGGTATATCGTATCGACGATAAAACCGCCATCGTGCAGACGGTTGATTTTTTCACGCCGATTGTGGATGATCCGTTTCAGTTCGGGGCCATTGCCGCCGCCAATTCGCTCAGCGATATATATGCCATGGGCGGAAGGCCGATTTTCGCTCTCAATGTGGTCGGTTTCCCGAGCAACCGTCTGCCGATGGAAGTCCTGGAAAAAATGCTTGCCGGGGCGCAGGCGGTCGCCGACGAGGCGGGAATTGCCATCATCGGCGGACATACGGTCGATGACACCGAGCCGAAATACGGCCTCGCCGTGACCGGGCTGATCGATCCGGCGCGTATCGTCACTAACCGGACCGCCCAGGAAGGTGATGTGTTGATTTTGACCAAACCGATCGGCACCGGAATTCTCTCGACCGCCATGAAACAGGGTTTGCTGGAAAAGGCGCATGAAAAGACGCTGGTGGAGACCATGACAGCGTTGAATAAAGCCGCCGCCGAGGCCATGCAATCGGTCGGAGTCAATGCCGCCACCGATATAACCGGTTTCGGCCTGCTGGGACATTTGATGGAAATGATGGCCGGATCGGATAAGACGGCCGTGATCGGCGCCGGCTCGGTGCCGCTTCTGCCCGGAACCATGGACCTGGCGGTGTCGGGCGTTATCCCCGGAGGGACGCGCGACAATTTCGCCTTTACCGCACCCAATGTAAAGTATGATTCAAAAATTTCCGAGATCATGCAGCTGATTTTGAATGATGCCCAGACTTCCGGCGGATTGCTGATATCGGCCGCGGGGAATAAGGCGGATGATTTAATCAGAACACTGACCGACAATGGTATCGCGCATGCGGCCGTTATTGGCAAGGTCCTGCCGAAAGGTCAGTCGAGAATCATCGTAAATCCATAA